The proteins below are encoded in one region of Struthio camelus isolate bStrCam1 chromosome 11, bStrCam1.hap1, whole genome shotgun sequence:
- the CENPI gene encoding centromere protein I — MQRRLSSKNSKQPLQVHHSNQTDLSAWRKGGRIDPEKSLQNHQSPSSRVNENKQDSLEQAVSYFEKVQDRISLKKSEALQKHLATVESLALQRGLPPEVFDVLLNVTLSGKLADAVNTRLLKSLIPASVIPETSVVSSVSWLCVSKCSGSIQLLFVRWLITMFDFIDHKEQLHALYGFFFSFLQDEKMCPYVCHLLYLLTRRESVKPFRIRRLLDLQAKMGMQPHLQALLSLYKLFCPELVSITLPGKMKTYFKNSEGPWKAAINAIRRRNQENPPVSQPLFLGTAQHQSRKRKWNAQLIIPASSTNTNNLAGGKEKNRVDLYSTSESFPVEQLQTFSQLLQNIHHLEFPSQMGSVLTNPLLLHYMNCIKDESIYLRLYYWMGQALQEECTWCVVDSNQYEAEFKDFLETIYKTECFLQEGFSSCEEFLYKSLPLWDGFCCRSQILRLVTWIPLSSFSEIKSHLYDPLAQLFFTSSLYFKCSVLESLKELLQNWLNWHVIQLDSESASQGYSLNTTLSGLVNTVAELIHFVGWISTVALRLESNATFLLYFILDFYETVCDIYLRYNLPLLIMPPAGVFYPALLSMDSVSLNQLCYIMYRYRTNLVAAKENELIKKKILQFKFSSQTYQEYNQYIIAMVGCLWTSSAFQKDIHPQGVRLDDEVLKKTRVQEFRTSFNIVYHPAMMGYALLFLQQAWPDDNTLNFSLIKGRKWNWYLEYLYAQGLKGLKLFIESSINRVSQASQSKAGNVQV, encoded by the exons ATGCAGCGAAGGCTGAGTTCTAAGAATTCAAAGCAGCCTCTGCAAGTTCACCATAGTAATCAAACTGATCTCTCTGCATGGCGAAAAGGAGGGAGAATTGACCCTGAAAAAAGTCTCCAGAATCATCAATCTCCTAGCAGTCGGGTGAATGAAAACAAGCAAGACTCCCTTGAGCAAGCTGTGAGCTACTTTGAGAAAG ttcaaGATcgaatttcactgaaaaagagTGAAGCTCTGCAGAAACATTTGGCTACGGTGGAAAGCCTCGCCCTGCAAAGAGGGTTACCCCCTGAAGTATTTGATGTATTGCTGAATGTGACACTCAGTGGCAAACTTG CTGATGCAGTAAATACTCGGTTACTGAAGAGCCTAATTCCAGCCTCAGTAATACCAGAAACTTCTGTGGTTTCATCTGTATCTTGGCTCTGTGTCAGCAAATGCTCAGGCAGCATCCAG ctgcttttcgTAAGATGGCTGATCACAATGTTTGACTTCATTGATCACAAGGAACAACTTCATGCCCTCTatggtttcttcttttccttcctacaaGATGAGAAGATG TGCCCCTATGTCTGTCACCTGCTCTATCTGCTGACCAGGAGAGAAAGTG tcaaGCCTTTTCGTATTAGGAGACTCCTAGACCTCCAAGCAAAAATG GGAATGCAGCCTCATCTGCAGGCCCTGCTATCGCTTTACAAGCTGTTCTGTCCTGAACTGGTATCCATAACCCTTCCTGGGAAGATGAAG ACTTATTTCAAGAATTCAGAGGGCCCATGGAAAGCAGCAATCAACGCTATAAGGCGAAGAAACCAGGAAAATCCTCCAGTCTCTCAGCCACTGTTTCTAGGCACAGCTCAACATCAGTCCCGGAAGAGA aaatggAATGCGCAGTTGATTATACCTGCAAGCAGTACTAACACAAATAATTTAGCAGGGGGCAAGGAAAAGAACCGTGTCGATTTATACAGTACCAGTGAATCTTTTCCAGTGGAGCAGCTGCAGACCTTTTCCCAGCTCCTACAAAATATCCACCATCTAGAG TTTCCTTCTCAGATGGGTTCAGTGCTAACAAACCCCTTGTTGCTTCACTACATGAACTGCATCAAAGATGAATCTATTTACCTAAGGCTCTACTATTGGATGGGccaggctcttcaggaag AATGCACTTGGTGTGTGGTCGATAGTAACCAATATGAAGCAGAATTCAAGGACTTCCTGGAAACCATCTACAAGACAGAGTGTTTCTTGCAG GAGGGATTTTCTTCCTGTGAAGAGTTCCTGTATAAGAGCCTTCCTCTCTGGGATGGCTTCTGCTGCCGATCACAAATCCTCAGACTCGTGACTTGGATCCCCCTCAGCAGCTTCTCTG aaataaagtcaCACCTCTATGATCCCCTGGCACAGCTCTTTTTCACATCATCCCTTTATTTTAAG TGCAGTGTTCTTGAGAGCCTGAAAGAGCTGCTGCAAAACTGGTTAAATTGGCATGTGATTCAGCTAGATTCAGAGTCTGCCTCTCAAGGCTATTCTTT GAATACCACTCTTTCTGGACTAGTGAATACGGTGGCTGAACTGATCCACTTTGTTGGATGGATCTCTACTGTTGCACTGCGTTTGGAAAGCAATGCTACTTTCTTGCTGTACTTCATTCTGGATTTCTATGAGACT GTGTGTGACATTTATCTGAGGTACAATCTGCCTTTGCTGATAATGCCTCCTGCTGGAGTTTTCTACCCAGCACTGCTCAGCATGGATTCTGTCAGCTTGAATCAGCTCTGCTACATTATGTACAG gtaTCGAACCAACTTGGtagctgcaaaagaaaatgagctgATTAAAAAG AAAATACTACAATTCAAGTTCAGTAGTCAGACCTACCAAGAGTACAACCAGTATATAATAGCCATGGTGGGGTGCCTGTGGACATCCAGTGCGTTCCAGAAGGATATTCATCCTCAGGGTGTTCGTCTGGATGATGAAGTGCTGAAGAAAACCAGAGTACAGGAATTCAGAACCAGCTTTAACATTGTCTATCACCCAGCCATGATGGGCtatgctctcctcttcctgcagcag GCCTGGCCAGATGATAACACCTTAAACTTCAGTTTAATTAAG